The proteins below are encoded in one region of Paeniglutamicibacter cryotolerans:
- a CDS encoding ABC transporter permease, whose protein sequence is MSLLGASRTTVAQEAIAGPGTTLAPGLGPRASGTGRKRLLGAVVPVLLLVIWQASSTLGWVSANLLPSPLSVLAAGTELVERGELGKHIGISTQRVLIGFAIGAALGLATGALVGLSRLADALLGPSIGAFRAVPSLAWVPLLILWLKIGEDSKITLIAIGAFFPVFTTVYLALRHVDRNLVEAARAFGLSGLRLLITVQLPAVVPAIFSGLRLALAQAWLFLVAAELIASSMGLGFLLTDSQNNGRTDRLLLAIVLLAVIGKLTDALLGLLESKAVARWA, encoded by the coding sequence ATGAGCCTGCTGGGAGCCAGCCGCACCACGGTCGCCCAGGAGGCCATTGCCGGGCCGGGAACTACTCTCGCCCCGGGCCTCGGCCCCCGCGCCAGCGGGACCGGGCGAAAGCGGCTGCTCGGCGCCGTGGTGCCGGTGCTGCTGCTGGTCATCTGGCAGGCTTCCAGCACGCTGGGCTGGGTGTCGGCGAACCTGCTGCCCTCGCCGCTTTCCGTGCTGGCCGCCGGAACCGAGCTGGTTGAACGCGGCGAGCTGGGAAAGCACATCGGCATCTCCACCCAGCGCGTGTTGATCGGCTTTGCCATCGGTGCGGCACTCGGGCTGGCGACCGGCGCCCTGGTCGGGCTCTCCCGCTTGGCAGATGCGCTACTGGGCCCCAGCATCGGCGCCTTCCGCGCCGTTCCGTCACTCGCCTGGGTGCCCTTGCTGATCCTGTGGCTGAAGATCGGGGAGGATTCGAAGATCACGCTGATTGCCATCGGCGCCTTCTTCCCGGTATTCACCACCGTCTACCTGGCCCTGCGCCATGTAGACAGGAACCTGGTCGAGGCGGCCCGCGCGTTCGGGCTTTCCGGCCTGCGGTTGCTGATCACCGTCCAGCTGCCCGCCGTGGTTCCCGCCATTTTCTCCGGTCTGCGCCTGGCCTTGGCCCAGGCGTGGCTGTTCCTTGTCGCGGCCGAGTTGATCGCTTCCTCCATGGGGTTGGGATTCCTGCTGACCGATTCGCAGAACAACGGGCGCACCGACCGGTTATTGCTGGCCATCGTGCTGCTGGCGGTCATTGGAAAACTGACCGATGCACTGCTTGGCCTGCTGGAGTCCAAGGCAGTGGCCCGTTGGGCCTGA
- a CDS encoding aliphatic sulfonate ABC transporter substrate-binding protein, translating to MNHSFFSRRTLLAAAALGASAALLTGCAGEGSGQPAAGATKTLNIDFATYNPLSLVIKEKGWLEDSLKEQGITVNWVQSAGSNKANEALKAGAIDVGSTAGSAALLARSNGSPIKTISVFSQPEWAALVVAKDSPITSVADLKGKQIAATKGTDPYFFLLQALEAEGLSPKDVTVQNLQHADGRTALENGSVDAWSGLDPIMAGAEQKGATLLYRKLDFNTYGFLNATEGFLAKSPEVAQVVVDTYEKARGWAAGHQKETAGILAGVAGLDQGVAEKVIIERSNLDVSGVPGEAQRKVLAKVGPIFVESGDVSQQKNVDEALDSLIDDSFAKKADASAVKGS from the coding sequence ATGAACCACTCGTTCTTCTCCCGCCGCACGCTTCTGGCCGCAGCGGCCCTCGGCGCCAGCGCCGCACTGCTCACTGGCTGTGCCGGGGAAGGCTCCGGCCAGCCCGCCGCTGGTGCCACCAAGACGCTGAACATCGACTTCGCCACCTACAACCCGCTGAGCCTGGTCATCAAGGAAAAGGGCTGGCTCGAGGATTCACTGAAGGAACAGGGCATCACGGTGAACTGGGTCCAGTCGGCCGGCTCGAACAAGGCAAACGAGGCACTGAAGGCCGGCGCCATCGACGTGGGATCCACCGCCGGCTCTGCCGCCCTGCTGGCCCGCTCCAACGGCTCCCCGATCAAGACCATCTCGGTGTTCTCGCAGCCCGAGTGGGCCGCCCTGGTCGTGGCGAAGGATTCGCCGATCACCTCCGTTGCGGACCTGAAGGGCAAGCAGATCGCCGCCACCAAGGGCACCGACCCCTACTTCTTCCTGCTCCAGGCACTGGAGGCCGAGGGCCTGTCCCCGAAGGACGTCACGGTGCAGAACCTGCAGCACGCCGACGGGCGCACCGCCTTGGAAAACGGGTCGGTCGACGCCTGGAGCGGACTCGATCCGATCATGGCCGGCGCCGAGCAGAAGGGCGCCACGCTCCTCTACCGCAAGCTGGACTTCAACACCTACGGCTTCCTGAACGCCACCGAGGGCTTCCTGGCCAAATCCCCCGAGGTCGCGCAGGTCGTCGTCGACACGTATGAAAAGGCCCGCGGCTGGGCCGCCGGTCACCAGAAGGAAACCGCCGGCATCCTGGCCGGGGTTGCCGGGCTCGACCAGGGCGTCGCCGAGAAGGTCATCATCGAACGCTCCAACCTGGATGTGAGCGGCGTCCCGGGCGAGGCCCAGCGCAAGGTGCTGGCCAAGGTCGGCCCGATCTTCGTCGAATCCGGCGACGTGTCGCAGCAGAAGAACGTCGACGAGGCATTGGACTCTCTGATCGATGACAGCTTCGCCAAGAAGGCCGACGCCTCAGCGGTCAAGGGTTCCTGA
- a CDS encoding CoA-binding protein has product MDNHLPGGHLNDRETISRLLTTPARWAVVGLSNNPHRVAIGVASFLQQSLGMSIIPVSLKGDDVHGEKGYRKLADVPGQIDVVDCFVNSQKVGAVVDEAIAVGARAVWLQLGVVDEAAAARAKAAGLEVVMDTCPMIEYPLL; this is encoded by the coding sequence ATGGACAACCACCTGCCCGGCGGCCACCTCAACGACCGGGAAACCATCAGCCGGCTGCTGACCACGCCCGCACGCTGGGCCGTGGTCGGCCTGTCGAATAACCCGCACCGGGTGGCCATCGGCGTCGCCTCCTTCCTGCAGCAATCACTGGGCATGAGCATCATCCCGGTGTCGCTCAAGGGCGATGACGTCCACGGGGAAAAGGGTTACCGGAAGCTCGCCGATGTCCCCGGACAGATCGACGTGGTCGACTGCTTTGTGAACTCGCAGAAGGTCGGCGCCGTGGTCGACGAGGCAATTGCCGTCGGTGCGCGCGCCGTCTGGCTGCAGTTGGGCGTCGTGGACGAGGCTGCAGCGGCTCGTGCCAAGGCAGCCGGGCTCGAGGTGGTCATGGACACCTGCCCGATGATCGAATACCCGCTCCTCTGA
- a CDS encoding ABC transporter ATP-binding protein: MTALLEHSTATSSAPAASTALGVAFRGVSRSFGTGPAARTVLRNVDFEVVPGEILAILGPSGCGKSTLLRAVSGLDSPSTGSVLINGTPVSGIDGRCAVAFQEPRLLPWQSIAKNVALGLPRGTGKAEAGARVADLLELVELDAHAALRPREISGGMAQRTSLARALARRPGVLLLDEPFGALDALTRLKMQDLLIEVHRSYPATVLLVTHDVDEALQLADRILVLGRTDGDSAATISQVLEVPGTRPRDRSDTGLARMRSTLLQSLGVDSHRH; the protein is encoded by the coding sequence ATGACAGCACTACTTGAGCACTCGACTGCCACGAGCTCGGCCCCCGCGGCGAGCACCGCACTGGGCGTTGCCTTCCGCGGCGTGTCCCGTAGCTTCGGCACCGGCCCGGCGGCGCGCACGGTACTGCGCAACGTCGACTTCGAGGTGGTACCCGGGGAGATCCTAGCCATCCTGGGCCCGAGCGGCTGCGGCAAGTCCACCCTGCTGCGCGCCGTCTCCGGACTCGATTCCCCCAGCACCGGGTCCGTGCTGATCAACGGCACACCCGTCTCCGGTATCGACGGACGCTGCGCCGTGGCGTTCCAGGAACCGCGCCTGCTGCCCTGGCAGAGTATCGCCAAGAACGTCGCATTGGGACTGCCCCGCGGAACCGGCAAGGCCGAAGCGGGAGCCCGCGTGGCCGATCTGCTGGAATTGGTCGAGCTCGACGCCCATGCGGCACTGCGCCCCCGCGAAATCTCCGGCGGCATGGCCCAGCGCACGTCACTGGCCCGGGCGCTGGCCCGCCGCCCCGGTGTCCTGCTGCTCGACGAACCCTTCGGCGCGCTTGATGCACTGACCCGGCTGAAAATGCAGGACCTGCTCATCGAGGTCCACCGCAGTTACCCGGCCACCGTCCTGCTGGTCACCCACGACGTGGACGAGGCGCTGCAACTGGCCGACCGCATCCTGGTTCTGGGCCGCACCGACGGCGATTCGGCAGCCACCATCTCCCAGGTGCTCGAGGTCCCCGGCACCAGGCCGCGCGACCGCTCCGACACCGGGCTGGCACGAATGCGTTCCACGCTGCTGCAGAGCCTCGGCGTCGATTCCCACCGCCACTAG
- a CDS encoding FmdB family zinc ribbon protein: MPLYEFRCPEGTAFEASFSMSQAPGSLDCPDCGQQSRRRISAPKLSIAGSAEFKLIDSTKRSAHEPEVVSNRLPSSGMKAPARYTSNPLHQKLPRP; encoded by the coding sequence ATGCCGTTGTACGAATTCCGCTGCCCCGAAGGCACAGCATTCGAAGCGTCCTTTTCGATGAGCCAGGCCCCCGGGTCGCTGGACTGTCCCGACTGCGGGCAGCAGTCCAGACGCAGGATCAGCGCGCCGAAGCTGTCGATCGCGGGTTCTGCGGAGTTCAAGCTGATCGATTCGACCAAGCGCAGCGCCCACGAACCCGAGGTGGTCTCGAACAGGCTCCCCTCCAGCGGCATGAAGGCACCCGCCCGGTACACCTCCAATCCGCTGCATCAGAAACTTCCGCGGCCCTAG
- a CDS encoding acyl-CoA dehydrogenase family protein translates to MFRPVFARIAEGARERDSTRTLPFEQVGWLNKARFGALRVPASRGGHGASLSDAFRLLIELADADSQVAHLWRSHIGFAETVLLLPDDELRDTWFGRFADGHIVGNAYTERGGNTLGTLSTRLVSAGGRWRVTGEKYYCTGTIYADWVAVAASREDVPGRHIAVVSTQHSGVRIYDDWDGFGQQLTGTGTTSFDAVPVDSLLPQDADGAHPESAIYQLVLLAVQAGITRAVLRDAREQVQVRTRSFSTGSGVVPRHDAQVLQLIGEISASAFAVDATVLAAVAELESVLADEALNAAERFAVAELSANRAQTAIQPLVLGAASKLFDGLGASATSSACNLDRHWRNARTVATHNPAIYKARIVGDYEVNGTAPRKLNSVGNAGARHTSTRF, encoded by the coding sequence ATCTTCCGCCCGGTCTTCGCCCGCATTGCCGAAGGGGCGCGGGAGCGAGACTCTACCCGGACCCTTCCCTTCGAACAGGTGGGATGGCTGAACAAGGCCCGTTTCGGAGCACTGCGGGTTCCGGCCTCCCGGGGTGGCCACGGCGCCTCGCTGTCCGATGCGTTCCGGCTGCTGATTGAATTGGCCGATGCGGATTCGCAGGTCGCCCACCTGTGGCGCTCGCATATCGGCTTCGCCGAAACGGTGCTGCTGCTGCCCGACGACGAGCTGCGGGATACGTGGTTCGGGCGTTTCGCCGACGGACACATCGTCGGCAATGCCTACACCGAACGCGGCGGAAACACGCTGGGGACCCTCTCAACGAGGCTGGTTTCAGCCGGCGGCCGCTGGCGGGTCACCGGTGAGAAGTACTACTGCACCGGCACCATCTACGCCGATTGGGTGGCGGTTGCGGCCTCCCGCGAGGATGTCCCGGGCCGGCACATCGCCGTAGTGTCGACCCAACATTCCGGGGTGCGGATTTACGATGACTGGGATGGCTTCGGCCAGCAGCTCACCGGCACCGGGACCACGTCCTTCGATGCCGTTCCGGTGGACTCGCTGCTGCCGCAGGACGCAGACGGGGCCCACCCCGAATCCGCGATCTACCAGTTGGTGCTGCTTGCCGTGCAGGCCGGCATCACCCGGGCGGTGCTGCGCGATGCCCGCGAGCAGGTGCAGGTGCGCACCCGCTCCTTCAGCACCGGAAGCGGTGTGGTGCCGCGGCACGATGCCCAGGTGCTGCAGCTCATCGGTGAGATATCTGCCTCCGCTTTCGCCGTGGACGCCACGGTGCTGGCCGCCGTGGCCGAACTCGAATCGGTGCTCGCGGACGAGGCGCTGAACGCGGCCGAGCGTTTTGCCGTCGCCGAGCTCTCGGCCAACCGCGCCCAGACGGCGATCCAGCCGCTGGTCCTGGGCGCCGCATCGAAGCTTTTTGACGGGTTGGGGGCATCGGCCACATCAAGCGCCTGCAACCTGGACCGGCACTGGCGCAATGCCCGAACCGTGGCGACGCACAACCCGGCCATCTACAAGGCGCGCATCGTCGGGGACTACGAGGTCAACGGCACGGCTCCACGCAAGCTGAATTCGGTCGGCAATGCCGGCGCCCGCCACACTTCCACCCGGTTCTGA
- a CDS encoding LLM class flavin-dependent oxidoreductase codes for MSNSPARRHIRFNAFDMNCVGHQSPGLWRHPQDRSADYTDLHYWADLAQTLERGLFDGIFIADVLGSYDVYGGSAAAALRQGTQTPVNDPFLLVSAMALVTENLGFGVTAGTAYEHPYPFARRLATLDHLTRGRVGWNVVTGYLPSAARNMGNDDLLEHDERYDHADEYLEVVYKLLEGSWEDDAVVRDAATGVFTNPEKVHPINHEGRYFKVPGIAITEPSPQRTPVIYQAGASMRGIAFAAGNAEAVFVGAPTKEILKSTVARIRDAVQATGRDRHDVRIYTMLTIITDATSELAAAKHEEYQSYASEEGALVLLSGWLGIDLSAYGLDDEIGDVESNAIKSAVESFSKLRSDDGTPWTVRDIAAWAGIGGMGPRVVGSGAEVARELIAWVDETDVDGFNLAYAVTPGSFEDVVEFVIPELQACGAYPTEYAPGTLRNKLFGRGDKLPETHRGAAFTTRNRLASR; via the coding sequence ATGAGCAATTCACCGGCACGCCGACATATCCGCTTCAACGCCTTCGACATGAACTGCGTCGGCCACCAGTCACCCGGGCTGTGGCGCCACCCGCAAGACCGCTCGGCAGACTACACCGACTTGCATTACTGGGCCGACCTGGCCCAGACCCTTGAACGTGGACTGTTCGACGGGATCTTCATCGCCGACGTGCTGGGCAGCTACGACGTGTATGGCGGATCAGCCGCGGCAGCGCTGCGCCAGGGCACCCAGACCCCGGTCAACGATCCCTTCTTGCTGGTCTCCGCGATGGCCCTGGTCACCGAGAACCTGGGCTTCGGGGTCACCGCCGGGACCGCGTATGAGCACCCGTACCCGTTTGCCCGCCGGTTGGCGACACTTGACCATCTGACCCGCGGCCGGGTGGGCTGGAACGTCGTCACCGGGTACCTGCCCTCGGCGGCGCGCAATATGGGCAACGACGACCTGCTCGAGCACGATGAACGCTACGACCACGCGGATGAGTACCTCGAAGTCGTCTACAAGCTGCTTGAGGGCTCGTGGGAAGACGATGCGGTGGTGCGCGACGCGGCCACCGGAGTGTTCACCAACCCGGAAAAGGTCCACCCGATCAACCACGAAGGCAGGTATTTCAAGGTTCCCGGCATCGCCATCACCGAACCCAGCCCACAGCGCACCCCGGTGATCTACCAGGCAGGGGCATCCATGCGAGGCATTGCCTTTGCCGCCGGAAACGCCGAGGCAGTGTTCGTCGGAGCCCCGACCAAGGAAATCCTGAAGTCGACGGTGGCTAGGATCCGCGATGCGGTGCAGGCGACGGGCCGGGACCGTCACGACGTGCGCATCTACACGATGCTCACCATCATTACCGACGCGACCAGCGAATTAGCTGCGGCCAAGCACGAGGAATACCAGTCCTACGCTTCGGAGGAGGGCGCACTGGTGCTGCTCTCGGGCTGGCTGGGCATCGACCTGTCGGCCTACGGCCTGGACGACGAGATCGGTGATGTCGAATCAAACGCGATCAAGTCCGCCGTCGAGTCGTTCAGCAAGCTGCGCAGCGACGATGGAACCCCCTGGACGGTGCGGGACATCGCGGCGTGGGCGGGCATTGGCGGCATGGGACCGCGTGTTGTCGGTTCCGGGGCAGAGGTAGCGCGGGAACTCATCGCCTGGGTGGATGAGACCGATGTCGATGGCTTCAACCTGGCCTATGCCGTGACCCCGGGCAGCTTCGAGGACGTCGTTGAATTCGTGATCCCCGAGCTCCAGGCCTGCGGCGCGTACCCCACCGAATATGCCCCGGGCACGCTGCGCAACAAGTTGTTCGGACGCGGCGATAAGCTGCCCGAAACCCACCGCGGTGCGGCATTTACGACACGGAACCGGCTCGCCTCCCGGTAG
- a CDS encoding DUF4870 domain-containing protein — protein MSEEPNAETPRDGSWPRASAQPSVPEPVAPSEPAAPVNPLYPPQGQQGYPPQQYPPQSYPQQYPPQGQQGYPQQYLPQGQQPYSPQASHHAAAGTVQLNFWLSVFFSWIPALIFYVTEKGKNQLADEYHRQNLNFSLVRVICAGGMFIPYLGFLFFLAGLVLFVFHIMAASSAQADFNRGQLPRFVFNLNLVR, from the coding sequence ATGAGCGAAGAACCAAATGCCGAGACGCCTCGGGACGGCAGCTGGCCTCGGGCATCCGCGCAGCCGTCCGTCCCGGAACCCGTTGCGCCGTCCGAGCCGGCGGCTCCGGTCAATCCGCTATACCCGCCGCAGGGTCAGCAGGGATACCCACCCCAGCAGTACCCCCCGCAGAGCTACCCTCAGCAATACCCGCCGCAGGGTCAGCAGGGCTACCCTCAGCAGTATCTGCCGCAGGGTCAGCAGCCCTACAGCCCCCAGGCGTCACATCACGCGGCAGCCGGCACAGTCCAGCTCAACTTCTGGCTCTCCGTCTTCTTCTCCTGGATTCCGGCACTGATTTTTTATGTCACGGAGAAGGGCAAGAACCAGCTGGCGGACGAGTACCACCGGCAGAACCTGAACTTCTCCTTGGTGCGCGTCATCTGCGCGGGTGGCATGTTCATTCCGTACCTGGGCTTCCTGTTCTTCCTAGCGGGCCTTGTCTTGTTCGTCTTCCACATCATGGCCGCCTCCAGCGCGCAGGCAGACTTCAACCGCGGCCAGCTGCCGAGGTTCGTCTTCAACCTGAACCTCGTCAGGTAA
- the fmdA gene encoding formamidase, producing the protein MPEVLFPLDSGKKFEDQEKLGHNRWHPEIPPVATVKPGDSFRVDCREWFDGAIVNDDSAQDILDAPLLTVHKLSGPFRVEGAKPGDLLVVDILDVGPIPQEDSGPLAGQGWGYTGIFSKNNGGSFLVDQFPDAYKAIWDFTGQVATSRHVPEVRFEGLIHPGLMGTAPSAELLAKWNKREGDLIATDPHRMPPLALPPEAEHAVLGGLDRDQWGRVGSEAARTAPPRENGGNQDIKNLSKGSRIFYPVFVDGANLSVGDLHFSQGDGEITFCGAIEMGGFIDLRVDIIKGGMDTYGVSENAIFMPGRVEPQFSEWLAFSGTSVTLDGEQRYLDSHLSYQRACLHAIDYLVKFGYAPEQAYLLLGAAPIEGRLSGVVDIPNSCSTVYLPTAMFDFDVRPSASGPYQIKQGIGAPRAANNG; encoded by the coding sequence ATGCCAGAAGTACTTTTTCCGCTCGATTCAGGCAAGAAGTTCGAAGACCAGGAGAAGCTCGGACACAACCGGTGGCACCCGGAGATCCCGCCGGTGGCCACCGTCAAACCCGGCGATTCGTTCCGCGTCGACTGCCGGGAATGGTTTGACGGGGCCATCGTCAACGACGACTCCGCCCAGGACATCCTCGACGCCCCGCTGCTGACGGTCCACAAGCTCTCCGGACCGTTCCGCGTCGAGGGCGCCAAGCCCGGTGACCTGCTGGTAGTGGACATCCTCGATGTGGGTCCGATCCCGCAAGAGGATTCGGGTCCGCTGGCCGGGCAGGGGTGGGGCTACACCGGCATCTTCTCCAAGAACAACGGTGGCAGCTTCCTGGTCGACCAGTTCCCCGACGCCTACAAGGCCATCTGGGACTTCACCGGGCAGGTCGCGACCTCGCGGCACGTGCCGGAGGTCAGGTTCGAGGGCCTCATCCACCCGGGTTTGATGGGCACCGCACCCTCGGCGGAGCTGCTGGCGAAGTGGAACAAGCGCGAGGGTGACTTGATTGCCACCGATCCGCATCGCATGCCCCCGTTGGCGCTGCCGCCGGAGGCGGAGCACGCGGTACTTGGCGGGCTGGACCGCGACCAGTGGGGCCGCGTCGGGTCGGAGGCTGCACGGACCGCTCCGCCGCGGGAGAACGGCGGCAACCAGGACATCAAGAACCTGTCCAAGGGCTCGCGCATCTTCTACCCGGTGTTCGTCGACGGGGCGAACCTGTCGGTCGGAGACCTGCACTTCTCGCAGGGCGACGGTGAGATCACCTTCTGTGGCGCGATCGAGATGGGCGGGTTCATCGACCTGCGCGTTGACATCATCAAGGGCGGCATGGACACCTATGGCGTCAGCGAGAACGCGATCTTCATGCCGGGTCGGGTGGAACCGCAGTTCAGCGAGTGGCTGGCGTTCTCCGGCACCTCGGTGACGCTCGACGGGGAACAGCGCTACCTGGACTCGCACCTGTCCTACCAGCGCGCGTGCCTGCATGCCATCGACTACCTGGTGAAGTTCGGCTACGCCCCGGAGCAGGCCTACCTGCTGTTGGGTGCGGCACCGATCGAGGGCCGGCTCTCGGGTGTCGTTGACATCCCGAACTCCTGTTCGACGGTGTACCTGCCCACGGCGATGTTCGACTTCGATGTCCGGCCGTCGGCATCGGGACCATACCAGATCAAGCAGGGCATCGGAGCACCCCGGGCCGCCAATAACGGCTAG
- the acs gene encoding acetate--CoA ligase has protein sequence MNTPALSAAENTRHLPCPDASEAERLAFWDAAAGRLDWAEPWHTTHSSTPVDVPSRRGPELRWFEGGKLNAAVNCADRHVAAGNGDKVALHFEGEPGDMRTITYADLQALVSKAANALTELGIGVGDRVVVYLPVLVETIVITLACARIGAVHSLVFGGFSAEALRFRVEDTGAKLLVTTDGQYRRGTAVPVKDNADAAVSGDNAIEHVLVLRRTGCDIAWTEGRDLWWHEVVDTASPRHEPQAFDAETPLFIMYTSGTTGQPKGLVHTTGGYLTQASWSHEFLFSNTDPARRADDVHWCTADLAWVTAHTYEIYGPLSNGVTQVIYEGVPNAPHPGRHFEIIERYAVTSYYTAPTLVRSLMGWFPDGVPEHHDLSSIRLAGTVGEAVNPEAWKWLRRQVGRNTPAGIGMVDTWWQSETGAAILSPRQDEDTYKPGCGTRALPGVAVDIVDDEAISVGPQHQGNIVLTATGPAMARTIWGNPERYYTSYWEKYADRGWFLAGDGARFDADGDIWILGRTDDVINISGHRLSTIEIESALVSHPGVVESGVCPTTDAKTGHAATAFVVPLDTSVIGTGLTGAARKRQLDLAAALREHVATQIGPIAKPREIVFVPDVPKTRSGKIMRRLLTQLFERGTLGDTTSLQNEPCIEQIKEICNSIT, from the coding sequence ATGAACACACCTGCCCTTTCCGCTGCCGAAAACACCCGGCACCTGCCGTGCCCCGATGCCAGCGAGGCCGAACGGCTTGCCTTCTGGGACGCCGCCGCCGGCCGCCTGGACTGGGCCGAGCCCTGGCACACCACGCATTCGAGCACCCCGGTCGACGTTCCCTCTCGACGCGGCCCCGAATTGCGCTGGTTCGAGGGCGGGAAGTTGAACGCCGCGGTGAATTGCGCCGACCGGCACGTCGCGGCTGGCAATGGGGACAAGGTCGCTCTGCACTTCGAGGGTGAACCCGGGGACATGCGCACCATTACCTATGCCGACCTGCAGGCACTGGTTTCGAAGGCCGCCAACGCTTTGACGGAGCTGGGCATCGGGGTGGGCGACCGGGTGGTCGTTTACCTGCCGGTGCTCGTGGAAACCATCGTCATCACCCTGGCCTGCGCTCGCATCGGCGCCGTGCATTCGCTGGTGTTCGGCGGCTTCTCCGCCGAGGCACTGCGCTTCCGGGTCGAGGACACCGGGGCGAAGCTGCTGGTCACCACGGACGGGCAGTACCGCCGCGGTACTGCCGTGCCGGTGAAGGACAACGCGGACGCCGCGGTTTCCGGGGACAACGCCATCGAACACGTGCTGGTTCTGCGCCGCACCGGCTGCGACATCGCCTGGACCGAGGGCCGGGACCTATGGTGGCACGAGGTGGTGGATACCGCATCGCCACGCCACGAGCCGCAGGCCTTCGACGCCGAAACTCCGCTTTTCATCATGTACACCTCCGGCACCACGGGCCAGCCCAAGGGCCTGGTTCACACCACCGGCGGCTACCTCACGCAGGCCTCCTGGAGCCACGAATTCCTGTTCTCGAACACGGATCCGGCACGCCGGGCCGATGACGTGCACTGGTGCACCGCCGATCTGGCCTGGGTCACGGCGCACACCTATGAAATTTACGGTCCGCTATCCAATGGCGTCACCCAGGTCATCTACGAGGGGGTGCCCAATGCCCCGCACCCGGGCCGCCACTTCGAGATCATCGAACGCTACGCAGTCACCAGCTACTACACGGCCCCGACGCTGGTCCGCTCGCTCATGGGCTGGTTCCCCGACGGCGTCCCTGAACACCACGACCTCTCCTCGATCCGGCTCGCCGGGACGGTGGGAGAGGCAGTGAACCCGGAGGCCTGGAAGTGGCTGCGCAGACAGGTCGGCCGCAATACACCGGCGGGGATCGGAATGGTCGACACCTGGTGGCAATCCGAAACCGGGGCCGCCATCCTCTCCCCGCGACAGGACGAGGACACCTACAAGCCCGGGTGCGGCACCCGCGCACTGCCCGGGGTAGCCGTTGACATCGTCGACGACGAGGCCATTTCGGTGGGGCCCCAGCACCAGGGCAACATCGTGCTCACCGCCACCGGGCCGGCCATGGCCCGCACCATCTGGGGCAACCCGGAACGCTATTACACCTCCTATTGGGAGAAGTACGCGGACCGGGGCTGGTTCCTGGCCGGGGACGGCGCACGTTTCGACGCGGACGGGGACATCTGGATCCTGGGCCGAACCGATGACGTGATCAACATTTCCGGGCACCGGCTCTCCACCATCGAAATAGAATCCGCGCTGGTCTCGCACCCGGGCGTGGTCGAGTCCGGGGTCTGCCCGACCACCGACGCGAAGACCGGTCATGCAGCAACGGCCTTCGTGGTCCCGCTGGACACCTCGGTGATCGGCACCGGACTCACCGGTGCGGCGCGAAAGCGGCAGCTGGACCTGGCGGCCGCGCTGCGCGAGCATGTGGCCACGCAGATCGGCCCGATAGCCAAGCCGCGCGAGATCGTTTTCGTGCCCGATGTGCCCAAGACCCGCTCGGGCAAGATCATGCGCCGCCTGCTAACCCAGCTCTTCGAGCGCGGAACGCTCGGTGATACGACCAGCCTGCAGAATGAGCCCTGCATCGAACAGATCAAGGAGATCTGCAACTCGATCACCTAG
- a CDS encoding AmiS/UreI family transporter has translation MSNVGLLYVGAVLFINGLMLIGKVPGKSAAIMNLFVGAMQTVFPTIIISQANGDPAIIFGAAGLYLFGFTYLYVGLNQLCSLPGEGLGWFSLFVAVCAIVIGSVLLVHFDDPVSAVMWYTWAVLWFMFFLLLGLNMESLAITTGWFTLIVAHITATIPALLLISGAFKSTTANALWMAAASLLALIFAFVMGRRAALNAPAPAAMTQAG, from the coding sequence TTGAGTAATGTCGGATTGCTATACGTTGGCGCCGTTCTCTTCATCAACGGCCTCATGCTCATCGGGAAGGTTCCCGGAAAATCAGCCGCGATCATGAACCTGTTCGTCGGTGCCATGCAGACGGTCTTCCCCACCATCATCATTTCCCAAGCCAACGGAGACCCGGCCATTATCTTTGGCGCAGCGGGGCTTTACCTCTTTGGCTTCACCTACCTGTACGTGGGCCTCAATCAGCTGTGCTCACTTCCCGGCGAAGGCCTGGGCTGGTTCTCGCTGTTCGTGGCAGTCTGCGCCATAGTGATCGGCAGCGTCCTGCTGGTGCACTTTGATGACCCCGTTTCCGCCGTGATGTGGTACACCTGGGCGGTTCTCTGGTTCATGTTCTTCCTGCTGCTGGGCTTGAATATGGAAAGCCTGGCCATCACCACCGGCTGGTTCACCCTGATAGTCGCCCACATCACCGCCACGATTCCGGCATTGCTGTTGATCTCCGGCGCGTTCAAATCCACCACGGCCAATGCCTTGTGGATGGCCGCCGCGAGCCTGCTGGCCCTGATCTTCGCCTTCGTCATGGGTCGGCGTGCGGCGCTTAACGCGCCGGCTCCCGCAGCGATGACCCAGGCCGGCTGA